In one window of Thermodesulfobacteriota bacterium DNA:
- the pssA gene encoding CDP-diacylglycerol--serine O-phosphatidyltransferase — protein sequence MLDNEINLDSGEKKKVKRGVYLLPNLITSASLFGGFYAIIASFDGKYEYAAIAIIISAILDGLDGRVARLTGGSSKFGVEYDSLSDLIAFGLAPAVLIFTWALRPFGRYGWLAAFLYVVCGALRLARFNVQVTTVESKRFNGLPIPAAAVLVASTVLMFFHLGRGDEAVRHVTILVLVYTLAFLMISNVHYYSFKELSPSQRMPFRLLVGIIFLLIVVAANPPVMLFILSLGYMLSGPITTIVDKRRKVSLKAPARDRKETKEAGSKG from the coding sequence ATGCTTGATAACGAAATAAACCTGGATAGCGGCGAAAAGAAAAAGGTCAAGAGGGGGGTGTATCTCCTTCCGAACCTCATCACCTCGGCGAGCCTTTTCGGGGGCTTTTACGCCATCATAGCCTCGTTCGACGGCAAGTACGAGTACGCGGCCATAGCCATCATCATCTCGGCGATACTCGACGGGCTTGACGGCAGGGTCGCCAGGCTTACCGGGGGCAGCAGCAAGTTCGGGGTGGAATACGACTCCCTCTCAGACCTCATCGCCTTCGGCCTGGCGCCGGCGGTCCTCATATTCACGTGGGCCTTGCGGCCCTTCGGGAGGTACGGCTGGCTCGCGGCGTTCCTGTACGTCGTATGCGGCGCGCTCCGGCTCGCCCGGTTCAACGTGCAGGTGACGACGGTCGAGAGCAAGCGTTTCAACGGGCTCCCGATTCCCGCGGCGGCGGTGCTCGTCGCGTCCACGGTCCTCATGTTCTTCCACCTTGGCAGGGGCGACGAGGCCGTAAGGCACGTGACCATACTCGTACTCGTGTACACGCTCGCGTTCCTCATGATAAGCAACGTGCATTACTACAGCTTCAAGGAGCTGAGCCCCTCGCAGAGGATGCCTTTCAGGCTTCTGGTAGGGATAATATTTCTCCTCATTGTCGTGGCAGCCAACCCGCCCGTGATGCTATTCATACTGAGCCTGGGATATATGCTGTCCGGGCCCATAACGACGATAGTGGACAAGCGGAGGAAGGTTTCGCTCAAGGCCCCTGCAAGGGACAGGAAGGAAACGAAGGAAGCCGGGTCAAAGGGATAG
- a CDS encoding phosphatidylserine decarboxylase family protein, whose product MARIPVAREGYPFILASFFCIIVVWMAGLRWLEAIFVPLAVFVVSFFRDPEREIPTDTNAIVSPADGRVIKVERIKDDKFLKADALRICIFMNVFNVHVNRVPAPGRVVDVIYNPGRFFNASLDKASLMNEQNAVIMEDQGGRRFAFNQIAGLVARRIVCYARQGMSYGKGERFGMIRFGSRVDVYLPAGASPNVKVGDRVRAGSSIIGRWDA is encoded by the coding sequence TTGGCAAGGATTCCGGTTGCCAGGGAAGGTTATCCCTTTATCCTGGCGTCTTTTTTTTGTATAATCGTGGTATGGATGGCGGGGCTCCGCTGGCTTGAGGCGATCTTCGTGCCGCTTGCCGTATTCGTGGTCTCGTTTTTCAGGGACCCCGAAAGGGAAATCCCGACTGACACCAATGCGATAGTCAGCCCCGCGGACGGCAGGGTGATAAAGGTCGAGCGGATAAAGGACGATAAGTTCCTCAAGGCCGACGCGCTCCGCATCTGCATATTCATGAACGTCTTTAACGTCCACGTGAACAGGGTGCCTGCCCCGGGCAGGGTAGTGGACGTCATATACAACCCCGGCAGGTTCTTCAACGCCTCCCTGGACAAGGCCTCGCTCATGAACGAGCAGAACGCCGTCATAATGGAGGACCAGGGCGGCAGGAGGTTCGCCTTCAACCAGATAGCCGGCCTCGTTGCGAGGAGGATAGTCTGCTACGCAAGGCAGGGCATGAGCTACGGCAAGGGCGAGAGGTTCGGAATGATACGGTTCGGCTCGCGGGTGGACGTATATCTCCCGGCCGGAGCGTCTCCGAACGTGAAGGTTGGGGACAGGGTCAGGGCAGGTTCTTCAATAATAGGAAGATGGGATGCTTGA
- the ilvC gene encoding ketol-acid reductoisomerase: MKVYYDKDASLEKIRSKKVAVIGFGSQGHAHSLNLKDSGVDVVVGLRKEGVSWKKAEAAGLKVQNVSEAVKGADIVMILVPDELQGDLYKAEIGPNLKKGAYLAFAHGFNIHFGQITPDKSVNVFMAAPKGPGHLVRHEFTKGAGVPALVAVYQDPSGDTLQTALAYASAIGGGRAGVIETTFKDETETDLFGEQAVLCGGVSALIQAGFETLVEAGYPPEMAYFECLHEMKLIVDLIYEGGISNMRYSISNTAQYGDLTRGPRVITDETKKEMKKILREIQTGEFARDWMLENKANKPVFSALTRLGQEHQIEEVGGKLRDMMPWLKKGKIVDKEKN; this comes from the coding sequence ATGAAGGTCTATTATGACAAGGACGCGAGCCTTGAGAAGATCCGGTCCAAAAAGGTCGCGGTCATAGGGTTTGGAAGCCAGGGGCACGCGCACTCCCTGAACTTGAAGGACAGCGGCGTGGACGTCGTGGTCGGGTTGAGGAAGGAAGGCGTCTCGTGGAAAAAGGCAGAGGCCGCCGGCCTGAAGGTGCAGAACGTGAGCGAGGCCGTGAAGGGCGCGGACATAGTCATGATACTCGTCCCGGACGAGCTCCAGGGCGACCTCTACAAGGCGGAGATAGGCCCGAACCTCAAGAAGGGAGCATACCTCGCTTTCGCGCACGGCTTCAACATCCACTTCGGGCAGATAACGCCGGATAAATCTGTGAACGTATTCATGGCAGCTCCCAAGGGGCCGGGGCACCTCGTGCGGCACGAGTTCACGAAGGGCGCGGGCGTTCCGGCTCTCGTGGCCGTTTACCAGGACCCCTCGGGCGACACGCTCCAGACGGCCCTTGCGTACGCGAGCGCCATCGGCGGCGGAAGGGCCGGCGTCATAGAGACTACCTTCAAGGACGAGACCGAGACCGACCTTTTCGGAGAGCAGGCGGTCCTCTGCGGCGGCGTGAGCGCCCTGATACAGGCCGGGTTCGAGACGCTCGTCGAGGCGGGCTACCCGCCCGAGATGGCCTATTTCGAGTGCCTTCACGAGATGAAGCTCATTGTGGACCTCATATACGAGGGCGGCATATCGAACATGAGGTACTCGATAAGCAACACGGCGCAGTATGGCGACCTTACCCGGGGGCCGCGGGTCATAACCGACGAGACCAAGAAAGAGATGAAGAAGATACTCCGCGAGATACAGACCGGGGAATTCGCCAGGGACTGGATGCTCGAGAACAAGGCAAACAAGCCGGTCTTCTCGGCCCTCACCAGGCTCGGCCAGGAGCACCAGATAGAAGAGGTCGGCGGAAAGCTACGCGACATGATGCCCTGGCTCAAGAAGGGGAAGATAGTAGACAAGGAAAAGAACTGA
- the ilvN gene encoding acetolactate synthase small subunit gives MRHTISVLVTNEFGVLSRISGLFSGRGFNIESLSVAETFDPKISRMTIVTSGDDKVLEQINKQLNKLVNVIKVYDFTGEEHIERELALIKVNLNAETRAEILSIVDIFRAKVVDVSSRTYTIEITGDEEKIRAITELLRPFGIKEIVRTGRVAMARSPKQR, from the coding sequence GTGCGTCATACGATATCGGTCCTTGTAACCAACGAGTTCGGCGTGCTATCGCGCATATCGGGACTTTTCTCCGGGCGGGGCTTCAATATCGAGAGCCTCTCGGTGGCCGAGACCTTCGACCCGAAGATATCCCGGATGACCATCGTCACGAGCGGCGACGACAAAGTCCTCGAGCAGATAAACAAGCAATTGAACAAGCTCGTGAACGTCATCAAGGTATACGACTTCACCGGCGAGGAGCATATCGAGCGGGAGCTCGCCCTCATAAAGGTGAACCTCAACGCCGAGACCAGGGCCGAGATACTCTCGATAGTCGACATATTCAGGGCCAAGGTCGTTGACGTAAGCTCCCGGACCTACACGATAGAGATAACCGGGGACGAGGAGAAGATACGGGCCATTACCGAGCTACTCCGCCCATTCGGCATAAAGGAGATCGTCCGGACCGGAAGGGTGGCAATGGCCCGGAGCCCCAAGCAGAGATAA
- the ilvB gene encoding biosynthetic-type acetolactate synthase large subunit, which yields MNRKNGAEIFIECLLKEGVDTIFGFPGGAVLPIYDALYDSPLRHILVRHEQGAVHMADGYARALGKPGVVVVTSGPGATNTVTGIATAYMDSIPMVVFTGQVPTPLIGNDAFQEADIVGITRPCTKHNYLVKDIRDLPRIIKESFYIATTGRPGPVLVDIPKDVLTATLPDYKYPDKAAIESYQPNYKGHPGQIRKALELILSSKRPVVYAGGGVVLSNASAEMKAFSEKLGIPTTTTLMGLGAFPGTHPLFMGMLGMHGTYAANMAVMNTDCLIAVGARFDDRVTGKIDEFAPYAGIVHIDIDPTSISKNVKVDIPIVGDVRTVLKDLLKACPPAKEFKKGIQPWRDEVEGWSGSHRLSYKQDPKGKIKPQFVIEKLYELTGGDAIITTEVGQNQMWAAQFFKYDKARTFLTSGGLGTMGFGFPAAIGAQIAFPEKTVVDIAGDGSLQMNIQELATAVQYKLPVKVVILNNMVLGMVRQWQELFFQKRYSHTCISVAPDFVKLAEAYGAVGLRATKPGEVGTVLEKALAVKDRPVLMDFRVDQFECVYPMVPAGQPLNKMLLV from the coding sequence ATGAACAGGAAGAACGGCGCTGAGATATTCATCGAATGCCTCCTGAAGGAGGGCGTGGACACCATATTCGGTTTCCCGGGCGGCGCGGTACTGCCCATCTACGACGCCCTTTACGACAGCCCCCTCCGGCACATACTCGTAAGGCACGAGCAGGGCGCCGTGCACATGGCAGACGGCTACGCAAGGGCACTGGGCAAGCCCGGGGTCGTGGTCGTGACCTCCGGCCCTGGCGCGACCAACACCGTAACCGGCATTGCCACCGCCTACATGGACTCCATACCCATGGTCGTCTTCACCGGGCAGGTGCCGACGCCCCTGATCGGGAACGACGCCTTCCAGGAGGCGGACATCGTCGGCATCACCAGGCCGTGCACCAAGCACAATTACCTCGTCAAGGACATAAGGGACCTCCCGAGGATAATAAAGGAATCGTTCTACATAGCTACGACCGGAAGGCCGGGGCCGGTGCTAGTGGATATCCCGAAGGACGTTCTTACCGCGACGCTTCCGGATTACAAGTACCCGGATAAGGCCGCTATAGAGAGCTACCAGCCCAACTACAAGGGGCATCCGGGCCAGATACGGAAGGCTCTTGAGCTGATACTTTCCTCGAAGAGGCCGGTCGTATACGCCGGGGGAGGGGTGGTCCTCTCGAATGCCTCGGCCGAGATGAAGGCCTTTTCCGAAAAGCTCGGCATACCCACTACGACGACGCTCATGGGCCTCGGCGCGTTCCCGGGCACGCACCCGCTGTTCATGGGCATGCTCGGCATGCACGGCACCTACGCCGCCAACATGGCGGTAATGAATACCGACTGTCTCATCGCCGTGGGCGCGAGGTTCGACGACAGGGTCACGGGAAAGATAGACGAGTTCGCGCCGTATGCAGGCATCGTCCACATAGACATAGACCCGACCTCGATAAGCAAGAACGTCAAGGTCGATATCCCCATTGTCGGCGACGTGAGGACGGTCCTGAAGGACCTCTTGAAGGCCTGCCCCCCGGCAAAGGAGTTCAAAAAAGGAATACAGCCCTGGAGGGACGAGGTCGAGGGGTGGAGCGGAAGCCACAGGCTCTCGTACAAGCAGGACCCGAAGGGCAAGATAAAGCCACAGTTCGTCATAGAGAAGCTCTACGAGCTTACGGGCGGTGACGCCATAATAACCACCGAGGTCGGGCAGAACCAGATGTGGGCGGCCCAGTTCTTCAAATACGACAAGGCCCGGACCTTCCTTACTTCCGGCGGCCTCGGCACGATGGGCTTCGGCTTCCCGGCCGCGATCGGCGCGCAGATAGCGTTTCCTGAGAAGACCGTCGTTGACATAGCGGGCGACGGCTCGCTCCAGATGAACATCCAGGAGCTCGCCACTGCCGTGCAGTACAAGCTCCCGGTAAAGGTAGTGATACTCAACAACATGGTCCTCGGCATGGTCAGGCAATGGCAGGAGCTCTTCTTCCAGAAGAGGTACTCCCACACCTGCATCTCGGTCGCGCCGGACTTCGTGAAGCTGGCGGAGGCCTACGGGGCGGTCGGCCTCCGGGCGACAAAGCCCGGAGAGGTCGGGACGGTGCTGGAGAAGGCACTGGCAGTGAAGGACAGGCCGGTTTTGATGGACTTCAGGGTGGACCAGTTCGAGTGCGTCTACCCCATGGTCCCCGCCGGGCAGCCGTTGAACAAGATGCTTCTGGTCTGA
- the ilvD gene encoding dihydroxy-acid dehydratase, producing the protein MPNRSDRIKKGLDRVPSRALLYATGIPTGEMKKPFIGVATSFSDLIPGHIGMRDLERFIEKGVHTGGGYPMFFGLPGICDGIAMGHRGMHYSLPSRELIADTIESVAEAHAFDGLILLTNCDKITPGMLMGAARLDIPTIVVTAGPMLTGRYRGRKTSFIRNTFEAMGRFRAGEITKEELNACETGACPGAGSCQGLYTANTMSCLTEVMGMSLPFCGTALAASAEKRRIAFDSGVRAVELVRKNVTPRKIMTRAAFENAIRADLALGGSSNTVLHLLAIAHEAGVKLPLDVFNDLSLTTPHITSLEPVGEYYMEDLHWGGGIGALLLRLKDLIKDNPTVSGKRIKAIIDGVDYVDERVIKPLSEAYHKEGGIAVLKGNLAPFGAVVKQSGVSEKMMRFTGTARVFDSEEAAMKAIVGRDIKAGSVIVIRYEGPKGGPGMREMLAPTAALMGMGMGETVALITDGRFSGGTRGPCIGHISPEAAEGGPIALVKDGDTIELDIPARKMELKVPDKELLARRQAWKTPSPKIKDGWLARYAKSVTSAYTGAVLKA; encoded by the coding sequence ATGCCGAATAGAAGTGACAGGATAAAGAAAGGACTTGATAGGGTCCCTTCCAGGGCCCTCCTTTACGCGACAGGCATACCCACCGGCGAGATGAAGAAGCCCTTCATCGGCGTGGCCACGAGCTTTTCCGACCTCATACCCGGCCACATCGGCATGAGGGACCTCGAAAGGTTCATTGAGAAGGGCGTCCACACCGGAGGCGGCTACCCCATGTTCTTCGGGCTCCCCGGCATATGCGACGGCATAGCAATGGGGCACAGGGGCATGCATTATTCCCTTCCGTCGAGGGAGCTCATCGCCGATACCATCGAGAGCGTGGCGGAGGCCCACGCCTTTGACGGCCTCATACTCCTTACGAACTGCGACAAGATAACGCCCGGGATGCTCATGGGCGCTGCGCGCCTCGATATCCCGACGATAGTCGTCACCGCCGGGCCAATGCTCACCGGAAGGTACAGGGGCAGGAAGACCTCGTTCATAAGGAACACCTTCGAGGCAATGGGCCGTTTCCGGGCGGGCGAGATAACAAAAGAAGAGCTTAACGCCTGCGAGACCGGGGCCTGCCCAGGCGCCGGCTCCTGCCAGGGCCTCTACACCGCGAATACCATGAGCTGTCTTACCGAGGTCATGGGCATGAGCCTCCCTTTCTGCGGCACCGCGCTCGCCGCGTCGGCTGAAAAGCGCCGTATAGCCTTCGACAGCGGCGTGCGCGCGGTAGAGCTCGTAAGGAAGAACGTCACCCCGCGGAAGATAATGACAAGGGCTGCCTTCGAGAACGCCATCAGGGCGGACCTCGCGCTCGGCGGCTCGTCCAATACGGTACTCCACCTCCTTGCCATAGCGCACGAGGCCGGTGTGAAGCTCCCGCTGGATGTGTTTAACGACCTGAGCCTCACGACCCCGCACATAACATCGCTTGAGCCCGTGGGCGAGTATTACATGGAGGACCTTCATTGGGGCGGCGGCATAGGCGCGCTCCTTTTGAGGCTCAAGGACCTCATAAAGGACAACCCGACGGTCTCCGGGAAAAGGATAAAGGCGATAATAGACGGCGTCGACTACGTCGACGAGCGCGTCATCAAGCCCCTTTCCGAGGCCTACCACAAGGAAGGCGGCATAGCGGTGCTCAAGGGTAACCTGGCGCCGTTCGGGGCCGTGGTAAAGCAGTCCGGCGTAAGCGAAAAGATGATGCGCTTCACCGGCACTGCCCGCGTCTTCGATTCCGAAGAGGCCGCGATGAAGGCGATAGTAGGCCGCGACATCAAGGCTGGTAGCGTGATAGTCATAAGATACGAGGGGCCCAAGGGAGGCCCGGGCATGAGGGAGATGCTCGCGCCGACGGCGGCCCTCATGGGCATGGGGATGGGCGAAACCGTGGCGCTAATAACCGACGGCAGGTTCTCAGGAGGCACCAGGGGCCCTTGCATAGGCCACATCTCGCCGGAAGCTGCAGAGGGCGGGCCCATAGCGCTCGTAAAGGACGGCGACACAATCGAGCTTGATATCCCCGCGAGGAAGATGGAGCTCAAGGTGCCTGACAAGGAGCTTCTGGCGAGGAGGCAGGCATGGAAGACGCCGTCCCCCAAGATAAAGGACGGCTGGCTTGCAAGGTATGCCAAGTCGGTCACATCGGCCTATACGGGGGCGGTACTCAAGGCTTAG
- a CDS encoding DUF465 domain-containing protein, translating to MERREEILKKLLEEDDGFRKIYKSHQDYENKVAKLEKKPRLTADETMEKMRLKKLKLALKDEMEKRVSDFAEEKGA from the coding sequence ATGGAGAGACGCGAAGAGATTCTGAAAAAGCTTCTCGAAGAGGACGATGGATTCAGGAAGATCTACAAGAGCCATCAGGACTATGAGAACAAGGTCGCAAAACTCGAAAAAAAACCGAGGCTCACGGCAGACGAGACTATGGAGAAGATGAGGCTCAAGAAGTTGAAGCTCGCATTGAAGGACGAGATGGAGAAGAGGGTTTCCGATTTCGCCGAGGAGAAGGGGGCGTAG
- the tsaB gene encoding tRNA (adenosine(37)-N6)-threonylcarbamoyltransferase complex dimerization subunit type 1 TsaB, whose amino-acid sequence MRENYLIFRGCLKILSIDTSSRSGSIALLEDRKLISEWTVGDAGTHSSWLLKSLEAHLESAGCGLDEVDLFAIDVGPGSFTGLRIGISALKGLAWPQGKKIAGVSTLASLAMNIPYSARMVCPVLDARKGEVYTALYDTMSGRPRAVMPDSAMRPEALIGEIRGRGLEGEVVFLGSGLSVYMEMLVEALRDAYAALPHLWHIRASNVGLLAFEHAAEAVSPAELVPIYLRKSEAELKSGR is encoded by the coding sequence TTGCGGGAAAATTATCTAATTTTTAGAGGTTGCCTGAAGATACTTTCAATCGATACCTCGTCCCGGTCAGGCTCGATAGCCCTCCTCGAAGATAGAAAGCTCATCTCCGAATGGACCGTCGGGGACGCGGGGACCCATTCCAGCTGGCTCCTTAAGTCCCTTGAAGCGCACCTTGAGAGCGCCGGGTGCGGGCTCGACGAAGTAGACCTCTTCGCCATTGATGTCGGCCCGGGCTCATTCACTGGCCTCCGCATCGGCATATCGGCCCTAAAGGGGCTCGCGTGGCCGCAGGGGAAAAAGATAGCCGGTGTTTCGACCCTCGCCTCGCTCGCCATGAACATCCCTTATTCCGCAAGGATGGTCTGCCCGGTGCTCGACGCCAGAAAGGGCGAGGTATACACCGCCCTTTACGATACCATGTCAGGCCGCCCCAGGGCGGTCATGCCCGATTCGGCGATGCGGCCCGAGGCCCTCATAGGGGAAATAAGGGGGAGGGGGCTTGAGGGGGAAGTCGTATTCCTGGGGAGCGGCCTTTCCGTTTACATGGAAATGCTCGTCGAGGCGCTCAGGGACGCGTACGCGGCCTTGCCCCACCTTTGGCACATAAGGGCTTCTAACGTAGGGCTCCTGGCTTTCGAGCACGCGGCGGAGGCCGTCTCTCCGGCGGAGCTCGTCCCGATATACCTCCGGAAATCCGAAGCAGAGCTTAAAAGCGGTCGCTAA
- the rseP gene encoding RIP metalloprotease RseP, with protein MTTIISFIIVLGILIFIHELGHFLAAKASGVGVEKFSLGFGPKLVGIQRGETEYRISLLPLGGYVKMVGEAPGEEITEELRMRSFTHKPLWKRASIVAAGPAMNLVLAAVLMPLIFMIGIQVPVYLERPAEVGYVAPNEPADRAGIKRGDTIVSVSGSETGNWEELLMGLAMSPGKELKVGFIRDGSRHETTLVPAVSEATGAGYGGMFPPMDPVIGGVAPGFPAKDAGLTPGDRILSINGTPINHWAELESAIHKSGDKKVIKVARGGEELSFEITPVYNEDAKAWLIGISRQEEQVTRQYGFIESIQRGIASGVDMTYKLFVVVKGLIVGDYSLKTLGGPIMIAQVAGQAAESGIAELLSLMAFLSLQLGIINLFPIPVLDGGHLVFFGMEAVKGKPLSEKFMTAAQQVGIALLIMLMLLVTYNDLFRIFG; from the coding sequence ATGACAACGATAATATCCTTCATAATCGTCCTCGGCATACTGATATTCATCCACGAGCTCGGGCATTTCCTCGCCGCTAAAGCCAGCGGAGTGGGGGTCGAGAAGTTTTCCCTGGGTTTCGGCCCGAAGCTTGTCGGCATCCAGAGGGGAGAGACCGAGTACAGGATTTCGCTTCTGCCCCTCGGCGGCTATGTAAAGATGGTCGGGGAAGCGCCCGGCGAGGAGATAACCGAAGAGCTCCGGATGAGGTCGTTCACCCACAAGCCCCTCTGGAAAAGGGCGTCCATCGTGGCCGCCGGGCCTGCCATGAACCTGGTCCTCGCAGCCGTCCTCATGCCGCTTATATTCATGATAGGCATACAGGTCCCGGTCTATCTCGAAAGGCCCGCCGAGGTGGGGTACGTGGCTCCCAATGAGCCTGCTGACAGGGCCGGCATAAAAAGGGGAGATACCATCGTCTCTGTCTCGGGCAGCGAGACCGGGAACTGGGAGGAGCTCCTCATGGGCCTCGCCATGAGCCCCGGGAAGGAGCTCAAGGTCGGCTTCATAAGGGACGGCTCCCGCCATGAGACGACGCTTGTGCCGGCCGTCTCAGAGGCGACCGGCGCTGGCTACGGCGGGATGTTCCCGCCGATGGACCCGGTAATCGGCGGGGTCGCCCCGGGATTCCCCGCAAAGGACGCCGGGCTTACGCCTGGCGACAGGATACTCTCCATAAACGGCACGCCCATAAACCATTGGGCCGAGCTTGAAAGCGCGATACACAAAAGCGGCGACAAGAAGGTCATAAAAGTGGCGAGGGGAGGCGAAGAGCTTTCCTTCGAGATAACCCCTGTCTACAACGAAGATGCCAAGGCCTGGCTAATCGGCATCTCCAGGCAGGAGGAGCAGGTCACGAGGCAATACGGCTTTATCGAGTCAATCCAGAGGGGTATTGCCTCGGGGGTCGACATGACCTACAAGCTCTTCGTGGTCGTAAAGGGGCTCATTGTCGGCGACTACTCGCTTAAGACGCTCGGCGGGCCCATAATGATAGCGCAGGTGGCCGGCCAGGCCGCCGAGTCGGGCATAGCCGAACTCCTGTCGCTCATGGCCTTCCTGAGCCTCCAGCTCGGCATAATAAACCTTTTCCCCATACCGGTCCTTGACGGCGGCCACCTCGTATTTTTCGGAATGGAGGCCGTAAAAGGCAAGCCCTTGAGCGAAAAGTTCATGACCGCGGCCCAGCAGGTTGGCATAGCGCTCCTCATCATGCTCATGCTCCTTGTGACCTATAACGACCTTTTCCGAATATTCGGATAG
- a CDS encoding 1-deoxy-D-xylulose-5-phosphate reductoisomerase, which produces MKRKGISILGSTGSIGTNTLQVVRSHPERFRVVSMAAGRNIALLKEQIEEFRPVFVSVESEDAAVALRNSLSVPVAVEAGLAAAMRAAAFEGVDMTVAAISGASGLLPTIAAVRAGKDIALANKESLVLAGRLVMEEAAKRGVNILPVDSEHSAVFQSLLGHRKEDIKRIILTASGGPFLKTPLPELERMGPEEALKHPKWKMGRKVTIDSSTLVNKGFEVIEARWLFGLPPEKISVVIHPQSIVHSMVEYIDGSVMSQMSAPDMRSPISYALAYPERIASGTEPLDFSRLSLEFSAPEPERFPCLGLAYEALRTGGTAPAALNAADEVAVGLFLEGRIPFTGISRIICEVLGAHRSKEPESIEDVLEADREARVLARSAAASA; this is translated from the coding sequence ATGAAACGAAAGGGGATTTCCATACTCGGCTCTACCGGGTCCATAGGGACGAACACCCTCCAGGTGGTGCGCTCGCACCCGGAGAGGTTCAGGGTGGTCTCAATGGCCGCGGGCCGGAATATCGCGCTCCTCAAGGAGCAGATTGAAGAGTTCAGGCCCGTTTTCGTCTCGGTAGAGAGCGAGGATGCGGCAGTGGCCTTGAGGAACTCGCTTTCAGTTCCGGTCGCTGTTGAGGCCGGACTCGCCGCCGCCATGAGGGCCGCCGCCTTCGAGGGCGTGGACATGACGGTAGCCGCCATATCGGGAGCATCCGGGCTCCTCCCGACGATCGCCGCCGTAAGGGCCGGTAAGGACATAGCGCTCGCCAACAAGGAATCGCTCGTGCTTGCCGGCAGGCTCGTAATGGAAGAGGCCGCGAAGCGGGGCGTCAATATACTGCCCGTAGACAGCGAGCATTCGGCGGTCTTCCAGTCGCTCCTTGGGCACAGGAAAGAGGACATAAAGAGGATAATTCTCACGGCCTCCGGCGGGCCGTTCCTCAAGACCCCGCTTCCCGAGCTCGAAAGGATGGGGCCTGAAGAGGCATTGAAGCACCCGAAATGGAAGATGGGCAGGAAGGTCACTATAGACTCCTCCACGCTCGTGAACAAGGGGTTCGAGGTCATCGAGGCCAGGTGGCTGTTCGGCCTGCCGCCTGAGAAGATATCGGTTGTAATACACCCCCAGTCGATAGTACACTCGATGGTCGAGTATATCGACGGCTCGGTAATGTCCCAGATGAGCGCCCCGGACATGCGCTCGCCCATCTCGTACGCCCTTGCGTACCCTGAAAGGATAGCTTCAGGGACCGAGCCGCTGGATTTCAGCCGCCTTTCCCTCGAGTTCAGCGCGCCGGAGCCGGAGAGGTTCCCGTGCCTGGGGCTCGCTTACGAGGCGCTCAGGACCGGCGGCACCGCACCTGCCGCGCTAAACGCGGCTGACGAGGTCGCGGTAGGGCTTTTCCTCGAGGGCAGGATCCCCTTTACCGGCATATCACGGATCATCTGCGAGGTGCTCGGGGCGCACCGATCGAAGGAGCCGGAGTCGATCGAGGACGTCCTGGAGGCCGACCGGGAGGCGAGGGTGCTCGCCAGGTCGGCTGCCGCTTCCGCATGA
- a CDS encoding phosphatidate cytidylyltransferase has product MEGSLKRVATGAVLIPIIVAIVLYAGPYWILAVSAVIAALAFSEFNALARVDAKDRVFDRLGVASGVIIVLAVYFLGPVFLAPALITLVFLFFFHSMVSGRPLGDSSLDTAHKALGLLYIALPISFITPLRELHQGEWWLLFLLVVVWANDTFALSVGKTLGRHKLSPEISPKKTVEGAIGGIAGGVITGFVFARLAGLGPDYLDIFALSAGIGLIAIAGDLAESVLKRSAGVKDSGAIIPGHGGMLDRIDSLIFNIPFVYFYLTIRAMHT; this is encoded by the coding sequence TTGGAGGGGAGTCTGAAAAGGGTAGCAACCGGGGCCGTACTTATCCCGATTATCGTCGCGATAGTCCTTTACGCCGGCCCTTACTGGATACTCGCGGTCTCTGCCGTAATCGCCGCGCTTGCCTTTTCCGAGTTCAACGCGCTCGCCCGGGTGGACGCTAAAGACAGGGTCTTCGACCGGCTCGGCGTCGCATCCGGCGTAATAATCGTACTTGCCGTCTATTTTCTCGGGCCGGTCTTCCTGGCCCCGGCCCTCATCACCCTCGTATTCCTCTTCTTTTTCCATTCGATGGTATCCGGCCGCCCTCTCGGCGATTCCTCCCTGGATACGGCGCACAAGGCGCTCGGCCTCTTGTACATAGCCCTGCCCATTTCTTTTATCACCCCGCTCAGGGAGCTTCACCAGGGCGAGTGGTGGCTCCTTTTCCTCCTCGTGGTGGTCTGGGCGAACGACACCTTTGCCCTGTCCGTCGGGAAGACGCTCGGCAGGCACAAGCTCTCTCCGGAGATAAGCCCGAAAAAGACCGTTGAGGGCGCGATAGGGGGCATTGCCGGTGGCGTCATTACGGGTTTCGTCTTCGCCCGTCTGGCCGGGCTTGGGCCGGATTACCTGGATATATTCGCGCTATCGGCAGGCATAGGCCTTATAGCCATAGCGGGCGACCTCGCCGAGTCGGTCCTGAAGAGGAGCGCCGGGGTTAAGGACTCGGGCGCTATCATACCAGGCCACGGGGGGATGCTCGACAGGATAGACAGCCTGATTTTCAATATCCCGTTCGTTTATTTTTACCTGACCATCAGGGCCATGCACACATGA